The proteins below come from a single Papaver somniferum cultivar HN1 chromosome 11, ASM357369v1, whole genome shotgun sequence genomic window:
- the LOC113324896 gene encoding pentatricopeptide repeat-containing protein At3g12770-like produces MSRNAISRPLSSLRQESVIDSYYNSYFNNSLMVPNPSNSSFKPESTPPRPWKPIFIEYVPEEKLIVNTDYNQLIRCCNDLKSILQIHAQLLVSGYKSDYLTDTHLVHNYSLFGKPDFARFVFNKMENPTTISYNSMIRGYTRMKQYINAMLLYHKMLFMGVEPDRYTFVITLRDCIEAYNVDIGFLIHEEIVKSVFDSDVFVVSALIEFYFRMGKIDAAEKVFENMPETDVAVCNAMIKGYSLSAKPLRL; encoded by the coding sequence ATGTCGAGAAATGCGATCTCAAGGCCTCTCAGCTCACTGAGACAAGAATCAGTAATCGATTCTTATTACAATTCCTATTTCAACAATTCCCTAATGGTTCCCAACCCTTCCAATTCTTCCTTCAAACCAGAATCAACTCCTCCTCGTCCATGGAAACCTATCTTCATCGAATACGTTCCCGAAGAGAAACTCATCGTCAACACAGACTACAATCAGCTTATACGTTGTTGCAATGATTTGAAATCTATCCTTCAAATCCATGCACAACTACTAGTTTCAGGATATAAATCAGATTACTTAACAGATACACATTTAGTACATAACTACTCATTGTTTGGTAAACCTGATTTCGCAAGATTTGTATTTAATAAAATGGAAAACCCAACTACCATATCATATAATTCGATGATCAGAGGTTATACAAGAATGAAACAATACATAAATGCTATGTTATTGTATCATAAAATGTTGTTTATGGGAGTAGAACCAGACAGGTATACTTTTGTTATTACTTTGAGAGATTGTATTGAAGCTTATAATGTAGACATTGGGTTTCTTAttcatgaggaaatagtaaaaagTGTATTTGATTCTGATGTTTTTGTTGTGAGTGCTCTGATTGAGTTTTACTTCAGAATGGGCAAAATTGATGCTGCAGAAAAAGtgtttgagaatatgcctgaAACGGATGTTGCTGTTTGTAATGCAATGATTAAGGGGTATTCACTTAGTGCGAAACCTTTGAGGCTCTGA